A section of the Streptomyces sp. 6-11-2 genome encodes:
- a CDS encoding MFS transporter produces the protein MSASARQPTSGTAPGSAREADAETAPGSASPAGARPSRVRWTMFVLLLGVVALNYIDRSSVSVALPLITKDLGLSKETTGFVLSAFFWTYALMQLPSGWLIDRFGARFMASGSCVGWGVVQALTAGATSAGSLLGLRLALGAVEAPVMPAGGKLNAQWLPARERGRGAVLLDGGAPLGAALGGVLISGLITWTGSWRVSFVIAGVLTSVVGLYAAWYIRNTPREHPRVNEAEATYIEQAHAEEDAQGEKGGRAGLLPYLRHRSFWAMCLGWMGFNGVFYGLLTWGPLYLSEAKGFDISTLGWSTLAIFGAGFVGELAGGWLSDRWQAKGTPVNTVMRTLLGAAGAVVVAGLLGVVLVPDAVTAVVLLSTVLFFLRWAGLYWSLPSILAGRANAGIVGGAMNLSGNIAGIVTPIVVGFIVGGTGSYTWALLYFVGAGVLFTASSLALDCSRRLTTR, from the coding sequence ATGAGTGCCTCAGCAAGACAGCCCACCTCAGGGACCGCCCCGGGGAGCGCCCGGGAGGCGGATGCCGAAACCGCGCCCGGTTCCGCCTCCCCCGCGGGCGCCCGGCCCAGCCGGGTGCGCTGGACCATGTTCGTGCTGCTCCTCGGTGTCGTCGCGCTCAACTACATCGACCGCAGCTCCGTCTCGGTGGCCCTGCCACTGATCACGAAGGATCTCGGCCTCTCCAAGGAGACCACCGGCTTCGTGCTGAGCGCGTTCTTCTGGACGTACGCGCTGATGCAACTGCCCAGCGGCTGGCTGATCGACCGCTTCGGCGCCCGGTTCATGGCATCCGGCTCCTGCGTCGGCTGGGGCGTCGTCCAAGCGCTGACCGCCGGCGCGACGAGTGCGGGCTCCCTGCTCGGACTGCGACTCGCGCTCGGCGCCGTCGAAGCCCCCGTGATGCCGGCCGGCGGCAAGCTCAACGCCCAATGGCTGCCCGCCCGGGAGCGTGGCAGGGGCGCGGTGCTGCTGGACGGCGGCGCTCCGCTCGGCGCGGCGCTCGGCGGCGTCCTCATCTCCGGTCTGATCACCTGGACCGGCAGCTGGCGCGTCAGCTTCGTCATCGCCGGTGTGCTGACCTCCGTCGTCGGGCTCTACGCGGCCTGGTACATCCGCAACACCCCGCGCGAGCATCCCCGGGTCAACGAAGCCGAGGCCACGTACATCGAACAGGCCCACGCCGAGGAGGACGCGCAAGGGGAGAAGGGCGGCCGCGCCGGGCTGCTGCCCTACCTCAGGCACCGTTCCTTCTGGGCGATGTGCCTGGGCTGGATGGGCTTCAACGGCGTCTTCTACGGGCTGCTCACCTGGGGGCCCCTCTACCTCTCCGAGGCCAAGGGCTTCGACATCTCGACGCTCGGCTGGTCCACTCTCGCCATCTTCGGCGCCGGATTCGTCGGGGAACTCGCCGGCGGATGGCTGTCCGACCGCTGGCAGGCCAAGGGCACCCCGGTCAACACGGTCATGCGCACCCTGCTGGGTGCGGCCGGTGCCGTCGTCGTCGCCGGACTGCTCGGCGTGGTGCTGGTGCCGGACGCCGTCACGGCCGTCGTCCTGCTCTCCACCGTGCTGTTCTTCCTGCGCTGGGCGGGCCTGTACTGGTCGCTGCCGTCCATCCTCGCGGGCCGCGCCAACGCCGGGATCGTCGGCGGCGCCATGAACCTCTCCGGGAACATCGCCGGCATCGTCACACCGATCGTCGTGGGCTTCATCGTCGGCGGCACGGGCTCCTACACCTGGGCCCTTCTGTACTTCGTCGGCGCGGGTGTGCTCTTCACCGCGTCGTCCCTCGCCCTCGACTGCAGCAGGAGGCTCACGACCCGATGA
- a CDS encoding GAF domain-containing protein codes for MTTPPTTSTMTTALTCAKPDGLPHRLGMLTPSSNTCLEPVTYRLLGTTGADARVTAHFARVPVTRIVLDDGCDAQFDTAPMLAAARQLADAKVDVIAWNGTSGSWLGVDRDRALCAAITEATGVPATTSTLALLDACAAYGVTRLGLALPYTRDVAERIAATYAKEGVVCTLAAEPFGISDNEAFARVPEGEVARQVRGAARGDAHAVAVVCTNVHGAGVAEQLEQELKLLVFDSVTATLWKSLDLAGAAPAVPGHGDLLRTGSLRARFQEVLADLLAATGADRATFRVDLPEHGLHVDLTAGEAHREGVRSIRRDASLDQRRLNTVEWLERNRTPLVQPHFEAIPHPPQALIDVYGVHAQMLGPVERDGALAGWLSVHSMEERGWSDADTAALSAATARIHSALDHRL; via the coding sequence ATGACGACGCCCCCGACGACCTCGACCATGACGACGGCGCTCACGTGCGCGAAGCCCGACGGGCTGCCCCATCGGCTGGGCATGCTCACCCCGTCCTCCAACACCTGCCTGGAACCGGTGACATACCGGCTGCTGGGAACCACCGGCGCCGACGCCCGTGTGACGGCGCACTTCGCCCGCGTGCCCGTCACCCGCATCGTGCTGGACGACGGCTGCGACGCCCAGTTCGACACCGCGCCGATGCTCGCCGCCGCCCGGCAACTCGCCGACGCCAAGGTCGATGTGATCGCCTGGAACGGCACCTCCGGCTCCTGGCTCGGCGTCGACCGCGACCGCGCACTGTGCGCCGCGATCACCGAGGCCACCGGCGTGCCCGCCACCACCTCCACCCTCGCGCTGCTCGACGCCTGCGCCGCGTACGGCGTCACCCGGCTGGGGCTCGCCCTGCCCTACACCCGCGACGTGGCCGAGCGGATCGCGGCGACGTACGCCAAGGAGGGCGTCGTCTGCACCCTGGCGGCCGAGCCGTTCGGGATCAGCGACAACGAGGCATTCGCCCGCGTCCCGGAGGGCGAGGTCGCCCGCCAGGTCCGCGGCGCCGCGCGCGGGGACGCCCACGCGGTCGCCGTCGTCTGCACCAACGTGCACGGCGCCGGGGTCGCCGAGCAACTCGAACAGGAGCTGAAACTCCTGGTGTTCGACAGTGTTACCGCGACCCTGTGGAAGTCGCTGGACCTGGCCGGCGCCGCCCCCGCGGTCCCCGGCCACGGCGACCTGCTGCGCACCGGCAGCCTGCGCGCCCGCTTCCAGGAGGTGCTGGCGGACCTGCTCGCCGCGACCGGCGCCGACCGTGCCACCTTCCGTGTCGACCTGCCCGAGCACGGGCTGCACGTCGATCTCACGGCGGGCGAGGCGCACCGCGAGGGCGTGCGGTCCATCCGCCGTGACGCCTCCCTCGACCAGCGGCGGCTGAACACCGTCGAGTGGCTGGAGCGCAACCGGACCCCTCTCGTCCAGCCGCACTTCGAGGCGATCCCGCACCCGCCGCAGGCGCTGATCGACGTCTACGGAGTACACGCGCAGATGCTCGGCCCCGTAGAACGCGACGGAGCCCTCGCGGGCTGGCTCTCCGTGCACAGCATGGAGGAACGCGGCTGGTCCGACGCCGACACCGCCGCGCTGTCCGCCGCCACGGCCCGCATCCACAGCGCCCTCGACCACCGACTCTGA
- a CDS encoding polysaccharide deacetylase translates to MTQESTTRATTTGPTATKDIRIALGVDVDAVAGWLGSYGGEDSPNDIQRGVFAGEVGTPRLLKLFERYGIRTSWFIPGHSIETFPEQTRMVVEAGHEIGAHGYSHENPIAMTPQQEEDVLAKCVELIEQYTGRKPRGYVAPWWEMSPYTAELLHKYGFSYDHSQNYRDFTPFYARVGDQWTKIDYTAEAKDWMKPLIHGHEVDLVEFCGNWYVDDLPPMMFNKHAHNSHGYVSPRVLEQDWKDQFDWVHRELDYAVLPITLHPDVSGRPQVLLMLERFIDYVSGHDGVGFCTLEDAADDFRRRFPFDGPARPADMR, encoded by the coding sequence GTGACGCAGGAAAGCACCACCCGGGCCACGACGACCGGCCCCACGGCCACCAAGGACATCAGGATCGCCCTCGGTGTCGATGTGGACGCCGTCGCCGGCTGGCTCGGCTCCTACGGCGGCGAGGACTCCCCGAACGACATCCAGCGCGGCGTCTTCGCGGGCGAGGTCGGCACCCCGCGCCTGCTGAAGCTGTTCGAGCGGTACGGCATACGCACGAGCTGGTTCATCCCGGGCCACTCCATCGAGACCTTCCCCGAGCAGACCCGGATGGTCGTGGAGGCGGGCCATGAGATCGGCGCCCACGGCTACTCGCACGAGAACCCGATCGCGATGACCCCGCAGCAGGAGGAGGACGTCCTCGCCAAGTGCGTGGAGCTCATCGAGCAGTACACCGGACGCAAGCCGCGCGGCTATGTCGCGCCCTGGTGGGAGATGTCGCCGTACACCGCGGAGCTCCTGCACAAGTACGGCTTCTCCTACGACCACTCGCAGAACTACCGCGACTTCACCCCCTTCTACGCCCGCGTGGGCGACCAATGGACCAAGATCGACTACACCGCCGAGGCCAAGGACTGGATGAAGCCCCTGATCCACGGCCACGAGGTCGATCTCGTCGAGTTCTGCGGCAACTGGTACGTCGACGACCTGCCGCCGATGATGTTCAACAAGCACGCCCACAACAGTCACGGTTACGTCAGCCCGCGGGTCCTGGAGCAGGACTGGAAGGACCAGTTCGACTGGGTCCACCGGGAGCTGGACTACGCGGTCCTGCCGATCACGCTGCACCCCGACGTGAGCGGCCGCCCCCAGGTGCTGCTCATGCTGGAACGCTTCATCGACTACGTCTCCGGGCACGACGGGGTCGGCTTCTGCACGCTGGAGGACGCGGCGGACGACTTCCGCCGCCGCTTCCCCTTCGACGGGCCCGCCCGGCCGGCCGACATGCGCTGA
- a CDS encoding L,D-transpeptidase has product MAHQRQVPRPRLRDATRFVRVGALAAVLTLGAGPARAASGGHVSTIDAATHRMTVTDHGRTVMTFAVGFGKSGFPTPSGTFHVLGKDAVITMTSCSANITCDPGNPEYYVLTVHWAVRLTSAGVFVHAAPWDRVIGRTDTSHGCIHLNTAAAHRFYDFSRTGDTVIVKNTGSLADHRSGP; this is encoded by the coding sequence ATGGCACACCAACGCCAGGTTCCACGCCCACGCCTTCGTGATGCCACCCGGTTCGTACGGGTCGGCGCCCTCGCGGCGGTCCTGACGCTGGGCGCCGGTCCCGCCCGGGCGGCCTCCGGGGGCCACGTTTCCACGATCGACGCGGCGACCCACCGGATGACCGTCACGGATCACGGCCGCACGGTGATGACCTTCGCCGTCGGCTTCGGAAAGTCCGGCTTCCCGACGCCGTCCGGAACGTTCCACGTGCTGGGCAAGGACGCCGTCATCACGATGACCTCGTGCAGTGCGAACATCACCTGTGATCCGGGCAACCCCGAGTACTACGTCCTCACGGTCCACTGGGCCGTGCGCCTGACCAGCGCGGGGGTGTTCGTCCACGCGGCACCGTGGGACCGTGTCATCGGCCGGACCGACACTTCCCACGGCTGCATCCACCTGAACACGGCGGCCGCCCACCGCTTCTACGATTTCAGCCGGACCGGCGACACGGTGATCGTCAAGAACACCGGCAGCCTCGCCGACCACCGGAGCGGCCCGTAG
- a CDS encoding MOSC domain-containing protein, with amino-acid sequence MSGTVTAVSRNGEYSFTKPNRDSITLLAGLGVEGDVHAGVTVKHRSRVAQDPTQPNLRQVHLIHEELFDEVGEEGFTVAPGELGENITTRGIDLLGLPVGTLLRVGDSAVLEVTGLRNPCRQIDSFQDGLLKQVVGRDEAGNIVRRAGIMTIVREGGVTRPGDTIEVELPSGPHRPLDRV; translated from the coding sequence ATGAGCGGGACAGTGACGGCGGTCAGCAGGAACGGGGAGTACTCGTTCACCAAGCCGAACAGGGACAGCATCACACTGCTCGCCGGGCTCGGTGTGGAGGGGGACGTGCACGCCGGTGTGACGGTCAAGCACCGGTCGCGCGTCGCGCAGGATCCCACCCAACCGAATCTGCGCCAGGTCCACCTCATCCACGAAGAGCTCTTCGACGAGGTCGGCGAAGAAGGGTTCACGGTGGCGCCCGGCGAACTCGGCGAGAACATCACTACGCGCGGCATCGATCTGCTCGGTCTGCCGGTCGGCACCTTGCTGCGTGTCGGCGACTCCGCGGTCCTGGAGGTCACCGGCCTGCGCAATCCCTGTCGGCAGATCGACAGCTTTCAGGACGGCTTGCTGAAGCAGGTCGTCGGCCGCGACGAGGCGGGGAACATCGTGCGCAGAGCCGGAATCATGACCATCGTGAGGGAAGGCGGCGTGACGCGTCCCGGCGACACGATCGAAGTGGAACTGCCCAGCGGTCCGCACCGGCCCCTGGACCGGGTCTGA
- a CDS encoding SCO7613 C-terminal domain-containing membrane protein, with protein MTHLPPPAEELRILDAELWQLDARRAQLLARRAYLIGLLQPALPPAPPGAPRPETTAPRVQNVLLVLGGVLLTVAAIAFTLVSWGHLGIAARSAVLATVTVAALGAPVLLLKRGLGSTAEALAGLGLALTVLDAYALHEVALTATDGTGYAAVAAAVLAGAWWGYGKGVGSLRVPVPAALAAAQFPLLLWAVAAGPDPYAITAALLLTAAFDTVVALRTSTRSLRVCAAIGSYGTGGWGVVAAGVLSLEASGPSAAARAAALLALAAAIALYAAWRAPRQGLAVGVAVAGGLLLVAALGGIPRASLPGVWTVPGYLACGVGLLSAVRAPLPEPVRRGAIRASAAVQSLAVVWALPLVVVALWGPVGWTERIWSGAPSDLRTAVTVWAPWPADAAAAPLVLAVVAAVLAGAARVTTTRRDPAAAGAAVLVWATALVFPAALQLPYVIGLFAQGLTVVAALAVAAYAPRTPTSRTAVLLSLFTAAGLALLSLASQGATLAVLAALTAAFAVAAAHPRLTAVCASASLAGAAGLACAVGAAAGRPPAHTALLVLVVPAAAALLAARVPRAGVPVEVTGAVAGLLAVGLAVTDAPVLALVLALCGVIAAGTAVRADRRQVGYVAAALFVLATWVRLGSWAVGAPEAYTLPVTVPALVVGFVRRRRDPEASSWTAYGPGLSATLVPSLLAAWADADWPRPLLLGTAAVALTLLGARHRLQAPLVLGGSVLVLDALHELAPYLVQLAGVLPRWLPPAFAGLLLLVLGATYEQRLRNARRVREVLGRMR; from the coding sequence ATGACCCACCTACCGCCACCGGCCGAGGAGTTGCGGATCCTCGACGCGGAGTTGTGGCAACTCGACGCCCGCCGGGCCCAGTTGCTGGCCCGCCGCGCCTACTTGATCGGTCTTCTCCAGCCGGCCCTCCCGCCCGCTCCGCCCGGGGCGCCGCGGCCCGAGACCACCGCGCCCCGGGTGCAGAACGTGCTCCTCGTCCTCGGCGGCGTCCTGCTGACCGTCGCCGCGATCGCGTTCACCCTGGTCAGCTGGGGGCACCTGGGGATCGCCGCGCGGTCTGCGGTACTCGCCACGGTGACCGTGGCGGCGCTCGGCGCTCCCGTGCTGCTGCTGAAGCGCGGGCTGGGCTCGACGGCGGAGGCGCTGGCGGGCCTCGGTCTGGCGCTGACGGTGCTCGACGCGTACGCCTTGCACGAGGTCGCACTGACGGCCACCGACGGCACCGGGTACGCGGCCGTCGCGGCGGCGGTCCTGGCCGGGGCGTGGTGGGGGTACGGCAAGGGAGTCGGTTCCCTGCGCGTCCCCGTCCCCGCGGCGCTGGCCGCCGCCCAGTTTCCGCTGCTGCTGTGGGCGGTGGCGGCCGGCCCGGACCCGTACGCGATCACGGCCGCGTTGTTGCTGACGGCCGCGTTCGACACGGTCGTCGCACTCCGGACGTCCACGAGGTCCCTGCGCGTCTGCGCCGCCATCGGCTCGTACGGGACGGGCGGTTGGGGCGTGGTGGCGGCCGGTGTGCTCTCCTTGGAGGCCTCAGGACCGAGCGCCGCCGCCCGTGCGGCGGCGCTCCTCGCCCTCGCGGCGGCGATCGCGCTGTACGCCGCGTGGCGCGCTCCGCGGCAGGGCCTTGCGGTCGGCGTCGCGGTGGCCGGCGGGCTGCTCCTGGTCGCGGCGCTCGGCGGCATCCCGCGCGCGTCGCTGCCCGGGGTGTGGACGGTGCCCGGCTATCTGGCCTGCGGGGTCGGGCTGCTGTCGGCCGTCCGCGCTCCGCTCCCGGAACCCGTGCGGCGCGGTGCCATCCGGGCGTCGGCCGCCGTCCAGTCCCTGGCGGTGGTGTGGGCGCTGCCCCTGGTCGTCGTGGCGCTGTGGGGTCCGGTCGGCTGGACGGAACGGATCTGGTCGGGGGCGCCGTCGGATCTGCGCACCGCGGTGACGGTCTGGGCGCCCTGGCCGGCGGACGCGGCGGCCGCGCCGCTCGTGCTCGCGGTTGTCGCGGCGGTGCTGGCCGGGGCGGCCCGCGTCACCACGACCCGGCGCGACCCGGCCGCGGCCGGTGCCGCGGTCCTGGTCTGGGCGACCGCGCTCGTCTTCCCGGCCGCCCTGCAACTCCCTTATGTGATCGGCCTGTTCGCGCAGGGGCTGACGGTCGTGGCGGCGCTGGCCGTGGCGGCGTACGCGCCTCGGACGCCGACGTCCCGCACCGCCGTCCTCCTCTCCCTGTTCACCGCGGCCGGCCTCGCTCTCCTCTCGCTCGCCTCCCAGGGCGCCACCCTGGCCGTGCTCGCCGCGCTGACGGCGGCGTTCGCGGTGGCCGCCGCACACCCGCGCCTGACCGCCGTCTGCGCGAGCGCGTCCCTGGCCGGTGCGGCGGGTCTCGCCTGTGCGGTGGGTGCCGCAGCGGGCCGGCCGCCCGCGCACACGGCGCTGCTGGTCCTGGTCGTCCCGGCCGCAGCGGCCCTGCTCGCGGCACGGGTCCCGCGGGCCGGGGTGCCGGTCGAGGTCACGGGCGCCGTCGCGGGGCTGCTGGCCGTCGGGCTGGCCGTCACCGACGCGCCCGTGCTGGCCCTCGTACTGGCCCTGTGCGGGGTGATCGCGGCGGGCACCGCCGTGCGCGCCGACCGCCGTCAGGTGGGGTACGTCGCCGCCGCGCTGTTCGTGCTGGCCACCTGGGTGCGGCTCGGGTCGTGGGCCGTGGGCGCCCCGGAGGCGTACACCCTGCCGGTGACCGTCCCGGCGCTGGTCGTGGGCTTCGTCCGGCGCCGTCGGGACCCGGAGGCGTCGTCGTGGACGGCGTACGGTCCCGGGCTGTCGGCGACGCTCGTGCCGAGCCTGCTCGCGGCGTGGGCCGACGCGGACTGGCCGCGCCCCCTGCTGCTCGGCACGGCGGCCGTCGCCCTCACCCTGCTGGGTGCCCGCCACCGGCTCCAGGCGCCGCTCGTCCTCGGCGGGAGCGTGCTCGTGCTGGACGCGCTGCACGAACTCGCCCCCTACCTGGTGCAGTTGGCGGGCGTACTCCCCCGCTGGCTGCCTCCGGCGTTCGCCGGGCTGCTGCTGCTCGTGCTCGGCGCGACGTACGAGCAGCGGCTCCGGAACGCCCGACGGGTGCGGGAGGTACTGGGGCGGATGCGCTGA
- the hutG gene encoding formimidoylglutamase — protein sequence MSTDHTATPAGTATVTADVAPAPWTGRDDGPGADNLRWHHVVGLEPHDAEPGDVAFVGFRSDEGVRRNKGRQGAADGPRALRGALASMALPAPVRALDAGDIEVADGDLENGQHRLGRVLSSLVDRGHPVVVLGGGHEVAYGSYLGLAGTRALHEGARLGVLNLDAHFDLRDDVRPSSGTPFLQMAHGEEQRGQRLNYWVLGVSQPSNTTRLFHTADRLGVRYLLDTECGLPDLQRVDAFIDEFLATCDVVHLSIDLDVLPAGTAPGVSAPAAYGVRMEVVEHVCAAVAASGKLAVCDVAELNPDLDVDHRTARAGARLVHRILTTRSATAPRA from the coding sequence ATGAGCACGGACCACACCGCGACGCCTGCCGGCACCGCGACGGTGACGGCGGATGTGGCGCCGGCGCCCTGGACGGGCCGGGACGACGGGCCCGGGGCCGATAACCTGCGCTGGCACCACGTGGTCGGCCTCGAACCCCATGACGCCGAACCGGGGGACGTCGCGTTCGTCGGCTTCCGCAGCGACGAGGGAGTCCGGCGGAACAAGGGCCGTCAGGGTGCGGCGGACGGCCCGCGCGCGCTGCGCGGCGCCCTCGCGTCCATGGCGCTGCCGGCGCCGGTGCGGGCGCTGGACGCCGGCGACATCGAGGTGGCCGACGGCGACCTGGAGAACGGGCAGCACCGCCTGGGCCGGGTACTCAGCTCGCTCGTCGACCGCGGCCACCCCGTGGTGGTGCTCGGCGGCGGCCACGAAGTCGCCTACGGCAGCTACCTGGGGCTGGCCGGCACCCGCGCCCTGCACGAGGGCGCTCGCCTCGGGGTGCTGAACCTTGACGCGCACTTCGACCTGCGCGACGACGTCCGGCCCAGCTCCGGCACACCGTTCCTCCAGATGGCACACGGCGAGGAGCAGCGCGGACAGCGGCTGAACTACTGGGTGCTCGGAGTGAGCCAGCCGAGCAACACCACCCGTCTCTTCCACACCGCGGACAGGCTCGGGGTGCGGTACCTGCTCGACACCGAGTGCGGCCTGCCCGACCTCCAGCGCGTCGACGCGTTCATCGACGAGTTCCTCGCGACCTGCGACGTCGTGCACCTGAGCATCGACCTCGACGTGCTCCCCGCCGGTACGGCTCCGGGTGTGAGTGCCCCGGCCGCCTACGGGGTGCGGATGGAGGTCGTCGAGCACGTCTGCGCCGCGGTGGCGGCGAGCGGGAAGCTGGCCGTCTGCGACGTCGCCGAGCTGAATCCGGACCTCGACGTCGACCACCGCACGGCGCGGGCAGGCGCCCGGCTGGTCCACCGCATCCTGACCACGAGGAGCGCGACCGCCCCCCGGGCGTGA